A window of the Desulfobacula toluolica Tol2 genome harbors these coding sequences:
- a CDS encoding ATP-binding protein gives MKTFTADSMNRISYISKKAYTVLQDDPVSSVKEFFDKNKPVNAVVVVQGSKILGLVMNIHMNFCLSQRYGFSLFINKPVCAIMDKSPMIVCHDESIEDVASKAMKRESNRIYDHIIVVKNGHLNGIISVKTILNFLVKSQRERTNILERYATMLEREDTDKKKAIQGLKASKMEAIGRLAGGVAHDLNNILSGIINYPELMMMELPENNNLIKPLKIIQASGERAAAVVQDLLTFSRRGRVNKDMLNLNSIVWQCIYSPEFFRLKLEFPLIRIKNELEPQLMVIEGSCTHLNKLIVNLVNNSAEAIEGPGKIIIKTFNQCFDNRYHKLSHLNSLPGDDSVRQGEYVGLSVSDNGPGISKDDMDKIFEPFYTNKKIDRDGQGLGMAVVWGTVKELGGYIDVSSKPGNGTVVTIFFPAKKRTLELVPNVCLLENRKSQ, from the coding sequence ATGAAAACTTTCACAGCAGATTCAATGAATAGGATAAGTTATATCAGTAAAAAAGCATATACAGTGTTGCAAGATGATCCGGTCAGCAGCGTAAAAGAATTTTTTGATAAAAACAAACCTGTAAATGCTGTGGTTGTCGTCCAGGGATCAAAAATCCTGGGGCTTGTGATGAATATACATATGAATTTTTGTTTAAGTCAAAGATATGGCTTTTCCTTGTTTATCAACAAGCCGGTTTGCGCCATAATGGACAAATCCCCAATGATTGTCTGCCATGATGAAAGCATTGAGGATGTGGCATCCAAAGCCATGAAAAGAGAAAGCAATAGGATTTATGACCATATTATCGTTGTTAAAAACGGACATCTTAACGGTATTATCTCTGTAAAAACCATTTTAAATTTCCTGGTTAAATCCCAACGAGAACGCACCAATATCCTGGAGCGGTATGCAACTATGCTGGAGCGGGAAGACACTGACAAAAAAAAGGCCATCCAGGGATTAAAAGCATCAAAAATGGAAGCCATCGGTCGGCTTGCCGGTGGTGTTGCTCATGATTTGAATAATATATTGTCCGGCATTATAAATTATCCTGAGCTGATGATGATGGAGCTGCCGGAAAACAACAATTTGATCAAACCTCTGAAAATCATACAAGCCTCTGGAGAAAGAGCTGCTGCCGTGGTTCAGGATCTGTTGACGTTTTCCAGAAGAGGTAGAGTAAATAAGGATATGCTGAATTTGAACAGCATTGTCTGGCAATGTATTTATTCGCCTGAATTTTTCAGGCTCAAGCTTGAATTTCCCTTAATCAGAATCAAAAACGAACTCGAACCTCAACTTATGGTGATTGAAGGCTCTTGTACTCATTTAAACAAATTAATTGTAAACCTTGTAAATAATTCAGCAGAAGCTATTGAAGGACCGGGCAAGATTATTATTAAAACATTTAATCAATGTTTTGATAACCGTTATCACAAATTGAGCCATTTAAACTCTTTGCCGGGGGATGATTCGGTCCGTCAGGGTGAATATGTGGGATTGTCTGTTTCTGATAATGGCCCTGGTATTTCCAAAGACGATATGGATAAAATATTTGAGCCTTTTTATACAAACAAAAAAATAGACAGGGACGGTCAAGGTTTGGGTATGGCTGTTGTATGGGGAACAGTAAAGGAGCTTGGCGGTTACATTGATGTGTCAAGCAAGCCTGGAAATGGCACTGTTGTTACCATCTTTTTTCCTGCAAAAAAAAGAACCCTTGAGCTGGTTCCGAATGTTTGTTTGTTGGAAAACAGGAAATCCCAGTAA
- the phoU gene encoding phosphate signaling complex protein PhoU, giving the protein MQEHIVKSFDKEIKSLRDKITLMAKSCEDQINGATQAFVHMDAELAQNIIKGDSHINRFQREIEDNAVRFLAKRHPLAVDLRQILSAMKIASELERIGDYTANIAKRIANLSEKPLSDASDLIMKMAQTCKIMLHDAIDAFLSLNIKQAVAVWQKDDEIDGYFSEMMTMLQEQMQYETTAINDCTQLIFMGRCFERIGDHITNIAENIYYVVTGQNYIDQLEE; this is encoded by the coding sequence ATGCAAGAGCATATCGTAAAATCATTTGACAAGGAAATCAAAAGTCTCAGAGATAAGATCACATTGATGGCAAAAAGCTGTGAAGATCAGATTAATGGGGCTACACAGGCGTTTGTTCATATGGATGCCGAACTTGCACAAAATATTATTAAAGGCGACAGCCATATCAACCGTTTTCAAAGAGAGATTGAAGATAATGCGGTCCGGTTCCTTGCCAAACGCCATCCCCTGGCAGTGGATTTGCGACAAATTTTGTCTGCCATGAAAATTGCTTCGGAACTTGAGCGGATCGGTGATTATACTGCCAATATTGCCAAACGCATTGCTAATTTGTCTGAAAAACCTTTATCAGACGCCTCAGATCTCATCATGAAAATGGCACAAACCTGTAAAATAATGCTTCATGATGCCATTGACGCCTTTTTGAGTTTGAACATTAAACAAGCTGTTGCCGTATGGCAAAAAGACGATGAAATTGACGGTTATTTTTCCGAAATGATGACAATGCTTCAAGAGCAGATGCAGTATGAAACCACAGCCATCAACGACTGTACCCAGCTGATTTTTATGGGAAGATGTTTTGAAAGAATTGGGGATCATATTACAAATATCGCGGAAAATATATACTATGTCGTAACAGGTCAAAACTATATCGACCAGCTTGAAGAATAA